One window of the Vicinamibacterales bacterium genome contains the following:
- a CDS encoding DUF6305 family protein — translation MKRSVWFVLMAAAMFLGAAPAHAAVSGAAPVKGGLPILITNAGQGPGAKMSRLLIQRTGVVTDFEYSAEPKVADLQKKAFKTMFVVIGSTAKGLGASGITIDQEIDRLNAVIAEAKRQKMQVVAVLLEGKARRGKPGGADERCVDAVAPNAQYLVVKKDGNEDGRFDAIAKKTGAPLTLIDDAMDFGEVVKKMYAK, via the coding sequence CGTGCTGATGGCGGCGGCGATGTTCCTCGGTGCGGCGCCCGCTCACGCGGCCGTGTCCGGTGCGGCACCGGTCAAGGGCGGTCTTCCAATTCTGATCACGAATGCCGGTCAGGGCCCCGGCGCCAAGATGTCGCGCCTGCTCATCCAGCGTACCGGCGTCGTCACCGACTTCGAGTACAGCGCCGAACCGAAGGTCGCCGACCTCCAGAAGAAGGCGTTCAAGACGATGTTCGTGGTCATCGGGTCCACGGCCAAGGGGCTGGGCGCGTCGGGCATCACGATCGACCAGGAGATCGACCGCCTCAACGCCGTGATTGCCGAGGCGAAGAGGCAGAAGATGCAGGTCGTGGCCGTGCTGCTCGAGGGCAAGGCTCGGCGCGGCAAGCCGGGCGGCGCCGACGAACGCTGCGTCGACGCCGTCGCGCCGAACGCGCAGTACCTGGTCGTGAAGAAGGACGGCAACGAAGACGGCCGTTTCGACGCGATCGCCAAGAAGACCGGCGCGCCGCTCACGCTGATCGACGATGCGATGGACTTCGGCGAAGTCGTGAAGAAGATGTACGCGAAGTAG